The Polyangium mundeleinium genome contains the following window.
GCTGGACCGTGTCGTAGACGTAGAGGCCGTCCTGCGCGCGGGTGGTGCTCTTCACGTGCCAGGGGATGAGCTCCGTTTCGAGCGTTTGCGTGATCGCCTCGGCCAGCAGGGTCTTGCCCGTGCCAGGCTCGCCCTTCACGAGCAGGGGGCGTTCGAGCGCGAGGGCGCAGTTCACCGCGGCCTCGAGGGATTCGTTCGTGAGGTAACCAATCGTGCCGCGGAAACGACGAAACTCCGTCATGGGCGGGAACCTAGCACGGAGAAACCCCCCGCGGGGCGCGCGGTTTGCGCCGGAGCGCAAGGCGTGCGCTCACGTGCCCGACCGATCGAGCTCCCTCGCGAAGGTCGGATAATCGAGCGGCTTCGTGAAGATTCGCGGCTCGGGATCAAATGCCTTGGCGCGCGCCGCGACGATCTCCGGATACCCCGTCACCATGAAGATCGGCAGCGCGGGGTTTTCGGAGCGCGCGTACTTCGCGACGGCGATGCCGTCGGCGTGCGGCATTTGCAGGTCGGTCACGAGGACGTCGGGCATGGGGGCGCGCGAGAGCCTGCCGATGGCGTGGGCGCCGTCGTGCGCGACCTCGACGTCGAAGCCGTCTTCGCGGAGCATCCGCACGAAGATACGCGCCGAGCGGATGTCGTCGTCCACCAGAAGGACCAGTCGCCGCGGCCGTTCTTGCGTGTCCACGCGCGGGGGTCCTACAAACCCCGTGCCACTCAGCCGGCGCCCTTTTTCTCTTTTTCCTTCGCGGCGACGCCGTACTCGTGCAGGCGGTACTGGATGGTGCGGACGCTGATGTCGAGCATCTCGGCAGCCTTCGCCGTGGAGCCGTTCGTCGCGTCGAGCGTGGAGAGGATCGCGAATCGTTCGATC
Protein-coding sequences here:
- a CDS encoding response regulator, whose product is MDTQERPRRLVLLVDDDIRSARIFVRMLREDGFDVEVAHDGAHAIGRLSRAPMPDVLVTDLQMPHADGIAVAKYARSENPALPIFMVTGYPEIVAARAKAFDPEPRIFTKPLDYPTFARELDRSGT